The following proteins come from a genomic window of Trichoplusia ni isolate ovarian cell line Hi5 chromosome 16, tn1, whole genome shotgun sequence:
- the LOC113501730 gene encoding 1,2-dihydroxy-3-keto-5-methylthiopentene dioxygenase has product MVQAWYMDEEKTDQRLEHHRNPPEYLTLEDLFKKTGVEYFKLNVDTYTSDGVLDKLKKERGYSYEDEMVCSKECLPNYEEKIKSFFTEHLHTDEEIRFILDGSGYFDVRDGADQWIRIAVSAGDMIVIPSGIYHRFTLDTKNYIKAKRFFIGEPVWLPYNRPADDMECRKEYVDKLEKGFVAAAC; this is encoded by the exons CAGCGATTGGAGCACCACAGGAATCCTCCAGAATACCTTACTCTCGAAGACTTGTTTAAGAAAACCGGTGTGGAATATTTCAAA CTAAACGTGGACACTTACACATCAGATGGAGTGTTGGACAAGCTGAAGAAGGAAAGAGGGTACAGCTATGAGGATGAGATGGTCTGCTCCAAGGAGTGCTTGCCCAACTATGAGGAGAAAATCAAGTCATTCTTCACCGAGCATCTGCATACTGATGAGGAGATCAG ATTCATTCTGGACGGCTCGGGCTACTTCGACGTGCGCGACGGTGCCGACCAGTGGATCCGCATCGCTGTCAGCGCGGGAGACATGATCGTCATACCGAGCGGCATCTATCACCGGTTCACGCTTGATACCAAG AACTACATCAAAGCAAAGCGTTTCTTCATCGGTGAGCCAGTGTGGCTACCTTACAACCGGCCAGCAGACGACATGGAGTGCCGCAAGGAGTACGTAGACAAACTCGAGAAGGGATTCGTGGCGGCCGCCTGTTAA
- the LOC113501729 gene encoding uncharacterized protein LOC113501729 isoform X2: protein MDPLKIVLQPIIIIAWFFFGPHNNDYSHRYIVSQTTGTGSESSKSSTNATSPDCPGLTHAILDMAETAGIIIFILWYLGIAFNYYIAPKFVRRGRGTYNCKCLGYIPSPTTPCTCSEISMSNSCEIQGIPGETVPITKPKPITIFDAIDAVIDEIPIVDYPIDIRLGNQETPEIDPEEEPPADDEDPNITF, encoded by the exons ATGGACCCGCTAAAGATCGTATTGCagcctattataattatagccTGGTTCTTTTTTGGACCTCATAACAACGACTATAGTCAtcg ATACATAGTCAGTCAGACAACGGGAACTGGCAGTGAGAGCAGTAAGAGCAGCACTAACGCCACCAGCCCCGACTGCCCAGGGCTAACACACGCCATCTTAGATATGGCCGAAACAGCTGGCATTATCATCTTTATCCTATGGTATCTTGGCATCGCCTTCAACTATTACAT TGCCCCAAAATTCGTTCGTCGCGGCAGAGGTACATACAACTGCAAATGTTTAGGATACATACCGAGTCCCACAACGCCGTGCACGTGTTCTGAAATCTCTATGTCCAACTCCTGCGAGATCCAAGGTATACCCGGCGAAACGGTACCAATCACGAAACCAAAACCCATCACTATATTTGATGCCATCGATGCAGTGATCGATGAAATTCCCATAGTTGATTACCCGATTGATATAAGACTGGGAAACCAAGAAACACCTGAAATAGACCCTGAAGAGGAACCTCCTGCCGATGATGAAGACCCAAACATCACATTTTAA